In a single window of the Streptomyces cinnabarinus genome:
- a CDS encoding sulfite exporter TauE/SafE family protein — MRTLILLALAGLGAQLVDGSLGMAYGVTSTTLLLAMGTNPAAASATVHLAEIGTTLMSGAAHWRFGNVDWKVVAKIGVPGAVGSFLGATVLSRLSTGVAAPLMSVILLGLGLYVMSRFTFRGLPEGQLGKPLRKRFLSPLGLVAGFLDATGGGGWGPVGTPALLASGRMEPRKVIGSIDTSEFLVAVAASLGFLLSLGSQGIDFVWVLAFLIGGLIAAPIAAWLVRLVPPRVLGSAVGGVIIVTNVRTLLRSDWIAAPAALSTPVYVLLYAVWAGALAWSIRAYRAERALEDPADVPQETSTASV, encoded by the coding sequence ATGCGCACGCTGATACTGCTCGCCCTCGCGGGCCTGGGCGCCCAGCTGGTGGACGGCAGCCTCGGCATGGCCTACGGCGTCACCTCCACCACACTGCTGCTGGCCATGGGCACCAACCCGGCCGCCGCCTCGGCCACCGTCCATCTCGCCGAGATCGGCACCACCCTGATGTCGGGCGCCGCGCACTGGCGGTTCGGGAACGTGGACTGGAAGGTCGTAGCCAAGATCGGCGTGCCGGGCGCGGTCGGCTCCTTCCTCGGCGCGACCGTGCTGTCCCGGCTGTCGACCGGGGTCGCCGCACCGCTGATGTCCGTGATCCTGCTGGGCCTCGGCCTCTACGTCATGTCCCGCTTCACCTTCCGCGGACTGCCCGAGGGACAGCTCGGCAAGCCGCTGCGCAAACGGTTCCTGTCGCCGCTCGGCCTGGTCGCCGGGTTCCTGGACGCGACCGGCGGGGGCGGCTGGGGGCCGGTCGGCACGCCCGCGCTGCTGGCCAGCGGACGGATGGAGCCGCGCAAGGTGATCGGCTCGATCGACACCAGCGAGTTCCTGGTGGCCGTGGCCGCCAGCCTGGGCTTCCTGCTGTCCCTCGGCTCGCAGGGCATCGACTTCGTCTGGGTGCTGGCCTTCCTGATCGGCGGGCTGATCGCCGCCCCGATCGCGGCCTGGCTGGTCCGCCTGGTCCCGCCGAGGGTCCTCGGCTCGGCGGTCGGCGGCGTCATCATCGTCACCAACGTCCGCACCCTCCTGAGGAGCGACTGGATCGCCGCCCCGGCCGCCCTGTCCACGCCCGTGTACGTCCTGCTGTACGCGGTCTGGGCCGGAGCCCTGGCCTGGTCGATCCGCGCCTACCGGGCCGAGCGCGCCCTTGAGGACCCCGCCGACGTGCCTCAGGAGACGTCGACCGCCAGCGTGTAA
- a CDS encoding RrF2 family transcriptional regulator: MRISARADYAVRAALELAVRHDDGPVKAEAIATVQDIPHKFLEGILGDLRRAGLVDSRRGGNGGYRLARDASEITVADVIRAVDGPIVSVRGVRPTGLSYAGSAEPLLPLWIALRANVRRILEGVTLADIAADKLPKTVQSLAAEPAAWENP; this comes from the coding sequence ATGAGGATCTCGGCACGGGCGGACTACGCGGTACGGGCTGCGCTGGAGCTCGCCGTACGCCACGACGACGGCCCGGTGAAGGCGGAGGCCATCGCCACCGTGCAGGACATTCCGCACAAGTTTCTGGAGGGCATCCTGGGCGACCTCCGCCGCGCCGGTCTGGTCGACAGCCGGCGCGGCGGCAACGGCGGGTACCGGCTGGCCCGGGACGCGTCGGAGATCACGGTCGCCGATGTGATCCGGGCCGTCGACGGACCCATCGTCTCGGTGCGCGGGGTCCGGCCGACCGGCCTGTCCTACGCCGGGTCCGCCGAGCCGCTGCTGCCGCTGTGGATCGCGCTGCGGGCCAATGTCCGCCGGATCCTGGAGGGCGTGACCCTCGCGGACATCGCGGCGGACAAGCTGCCGAAGACCGTGCAGTCGCTGGCGGCGGAACCGGCGGCGTGGGAGAACCCATAG
- a CDS encoding alpha-N-arabinofuranosidase translates to MRTARFTLDPAFTIGEVNPRLFGSFVEHLGRCVYTGIFEPDHPTADESGIRQDVLDLVKELGVTAIRYPGGNFVSGYKWEDSVGPAEDRPRRLDLAWHSTETNRFGLSEYIGFLKKIGPQAEPMMAVNLGTRGVAEALELQEYANHPSGTELSDRRRSHGDKDPFGIRLWCLGNEMDGPWQTGHKTAEEYGRIAAETARAMRQLDPTVELVACGSSGQSMETFAEWEATVLKETYDLVDYISLHAYYEPVDGDIDSFLASAVDMESFIENVVATCDHIGARLKSKKRINLSFDEWNVWYLSRWQEQATTFEQDDWPEAPPLLEDNYSVTDAVVFGSLLIALLRHADRVTVACLAQLVNVIAPIMTEPGGPAWRQTTFFPFAQAARYGQGQVLDVRVDSPTYETKKYGEADLLHATAVRAEDGTVTVFAVNRSRTQPLPLEVALNGLDLTRVIEHSALADADPDARNTLAEPERVTPHDGAGTELTDGRLTAVLEPLSWNVFRLG, encoded by the coding sequence ATGCGTACCGCCCGCTTCACCCTGGACCCCGCTTTCACGATCGGCGAGGTAAACCCCCGCCTCTTCGGCAGCTTCGTGGAACACCTGGGCCGCTGCGTATACACAGGCATCTTCGAACCGGACCACCCCACCGCGGACGAGTCCGGAATCCGCCAGGACGTCCTGGACCTCGTCAAGGAACTCGGCGTGACAGCCATCCGCTACCCCGGAGGCAACTTCGTCTCGGGCTACAAGTGGGAGGACTCGGTAGGCCCCGCCGAAGACCGCCCCCGCCGCCTCGACCTCGCGTGGCACTCCACCGAGACCAATCGCTTCGGGCTCTCCGAGTACATCGGCTTCCTCAAGAAGATCGGCCCCCAGGCCGAACCCATGATGGCCGTGAACCTCGGCACAAGAGGCGTGGCCGAAGCCCTCGAACTCCAGGAATACGCCAACCACCCCTCCGGCACGGAACTCTCCGACCGACGCCGGAGCCACGGCGACAAGGACCCCTTCGGCATCAGACTCTGGTGCCTGGGCAACGAGATGGACGGCCCCTGGCAGACCGGCCACAAGACAGCCGAGGAGTACGGCCGTATCGCCGCGGAGACGGCCCGCGCCATGCGCCAGCTTGACCCCACCGTCGAACTCGTCGCGTGCGGCAGCTCCGGCCAGTCCATGGAGACCTTCGCCGAGTGGGAGGCGACGGTCCTGAAGGAGACGTACGACCTGGTCGACTACATCTCCCTGCACGCGTACTACGAGCCCGTCGACGGAGACATCGACTCCTTCCTAGCCTCCGCCGTGGACATGGAGTCGTTCATCGAGAACGTGGTGGCGACCTGCGACCACATCGGCGCCCGGCTGAAGTCCAAGAAGCGGATCAACCTCTCCTTCGACGAGTGGAACGTCTGGTACCTCTCCCGCTGGCAGGAGCAGGCGACGACGTTCGAGCAGGACGACTGGCCCGAGGCCCCGCCACTGCTGGAGGACAACTACTCCGTCACCGACGCGGTCGTCTTCGGCTCACTCCTCATCGCCCTGCTCCGGCACGCGGACCGCGTCACGGTGGCCTGTCTCGCACAGCTGGTGAACGTCATCGCGCCGATCATGACCGAGCCCGGCGGCCCGGCCTGGCGGCAGACCACGTTCTTCCCGTTCGCGCAGGCGGCGCGGTACGGCCAGGGCCAGGTCCTGGACGTACGGGTGGACTCGCCGACGTACGAGACGAAGAAGTACGGCGAGGCGGACCTCCTGCACGCCACTGCCGTACGCGCCGAGGACGGCACGGTCACGGTGTTCGCGGTGAACCGTAGCCGCACGCAACCGCTGCCGCTCGAAGTCGCCCTGAACGGACTGGACTTGACCCGAGTCATCGAGCACAGCGCGCTCGCCGACGCCGACCCCGACGCCCGCAACACCCTCGCCGAACCCGAGCGGGTCACCCCGCACGACGGTGCGGGCACGGAGCTGACGGACGGCCGTCTGACCGCCGTACTGGAGCCTCTGTCCTGGAACGTGTTCCGGCTGGGGTGA
- a CDS encoding arabinan endo-1,5-alpha-L-arabinosidase, with the protein MALLPHTAQAASSYPVPRPITGQQIIHDPTVIHLKSGGYAAYSTGGIIGARLSKDGKQWDDAGNAFAEPPSWWYEYNNTGDPWAPDISYRAGKYWLYYAVSSWGTNHSAIGVATSRSGLPGTWTDHGKVFTSETTDHWNAIDPALIKADGKLWMSFGSYWTGIRMVELNERTGKAVPGAPVHHLATRPDLPYAVEGPYIVKHGRYYYLFASYDACCSGVNSTYKIKAGRSTDIKGPYVDSEGKPLLEGGGDLVLEGHGRFIGTGGQSVFQDKGEDWLAYHYYDAEDSGTPKLGLNKLSWQANGWPIVL; encoded by the coding sequence ATGGCCTTGCTGCCCCACACGGCCCAGGCAGCGTCGTCTTACCCCGTCCCACGCCCCATCACAGGCCAACAGATCATCCACGACCCGACGGTCATCCATCTCAAGTCCGGTGGCTACGCGGCCTATTCGACCGGCGGCATCATCGGTGCCCGCCTCTCGAAGGACGGCAAGCAGTGGGACGACGCGGGCAACGCCTTCGCGGAGCCGCCGAGTTGGTGGTACGAGTACAACAACACGGGCGACCCCTGGGCCCCGGACATCTCGTACCGAGCGGGCAAGTACTGGCTCTACTACGCCGTCTCGTCCTGGGGCACGAACCACTCCGCGATAGGCGTCGCCACCTCCCGTTCCGGCCTCCCCGGCACCTGGACCGACCACGGCAAGGTCTTCACCTCCGAGACCACCGACCACTGGAACGCCATCGACCCCGCCCTGATCAAGGCGGACGGCAAGCTGTGGATGTCCTTCGGCTCGTACTGGACGGGCATCCGCATGGTCGAACTGAACGAGAGGACCGGCAAGGCGGTGCCCGGAGCCCCGGTCCACCACCTGGCCACCCGCCCGGACCTCCCCTACGCGGTGGAGGGCCCGTACATCGTCAAACACGGCCGCTACTACTACCTCTTCGCCTCCTACGACGCCTGCTGCTCCGGAGTGAACTCCACCTACAAGATCAAGGCGGGCCGCTCGACGGACATCAAGGGCCCGTACGTCGACAGCGAGGGCAAGCCCCTGCTGGAGGGCGGCGGCGACCTGGTCCTGGAGGGCCACGGCCGCTTCATCGGCACGGGCGGCCAGTCGGTGTTCCAGGACAAGGGGGAGGACTGGCTGGCGTACCACTACTACGACGCAGAGGACAGCGGCACACCCAAGCTGGGCTTGAACAAGCTGAGCTGGCAAGCAAACGGCTGGCCAATCGTCCTTTAG
- a CDS encoding carbohydrate ABC transporter permease, with protein MSSGTHIRNRPRSTWPPSQIALTVLGVAVSAVFMAPIAAALLTSFKSEAEAAEIPPHWLPEVWTGQAWKALFETGNITNWFVNSLVVSVCVTTIVLVVSALAGYGFARTEFRGKSVLLGIVMTGLMISPAVLGVPLFTTVQQMGMVDTYWGMILPQCAPAAMVYILYKFFQGIPRELEEAAFIDGAGRWRVFFTIVVPLARPSLAAVGIFTFIASWNNFLWPYMVTNNPDLMTMPNGIATVMNSYGIQWAQLMAGGLMAGLPLIVVFVFFQRQIVAGVAHTGLAGQ; from the coding sequence ATGAGCAGCGGCACGCACATCCGGAACAGGCCCCGCAGCACCTGGCCGCCCAGCCAGATAGCACTCACCGTCCTCGGCGTAGCCGTCTCCGCCGTCTTCATGGCCCCCATCGCCGCGGCCCTGCTCACCTCGTTCAAGTCCGAGGCCGAGGCCGCCGAGATCCCGCCGCACTGGCTGCCGGAGGTCTGGACGGGCCAGGCGTGGAAGGCCCTCTTCGAGACCGGCAACATCACCAACTGGTTCGTGAACTCCCTGGTGGTGTCGGTCTGCGTCACCACGATCGTGCTGGTGGTCAGCGCCCTCGCCGGATACGGCTTCGCCCGCACCGAGTTCCGCGGCAAGAGCGTCCTGCTGGGCATCGTGATGACCGGCTTGATGATCTCCCCGGCCGTCCTCGGCGTCCCCCTCTTCACCACGGTCCAGCAGATGGGGATGGTCGACACGTACTGGGGCATGATCCTCCCGCAGTGCGCGCCGGCCGCGATGGTCTACATCCTCTACAAGTTCTTCCAGGGCATCCCGAGGGAGCTGGAGGAGGCGGCGTTCATAGACGGCGCGGGCCGCTGGAGGGTCTTCTTCACGATCGTCGTCCCGCTGGCCCGCCCTTCGCTGGCGGCGGTAGGCATCTTCACCTTCATCGCGAGCTGGAACAACTTCCTCTGGCCCTACATGGTCACGAACAACCCGGACTTGATGACCATGCCGAACGGCATAGCAACGGTCATGAACTCCTACGGCATCCAGTGGGCCCAGCTCATGGCCGGCGGCCTGATGGCGGGCCTGCCCCTCATCGTCGTCTTCGTCTTCTTCCAGCGGCAGATCGTGGCGGGCGTCGCCCACACGGGATTGGCGGGACAGTGA
- a CDS encoding carbohydrate ABC transporter permease — MTTSAETVAAPARTRTATATATVRRNQGFQHGGWFIAPFLALFVLFVIWPLLRGLYLSFTDANISGDGTGFVGLDNYREALDDTAMWDALGHSAYFTLLVVPCITVLAFLLAMLAHHIEHGKWLWRLCFFAPFLLPSTVAANMWQWLFTQGIGLFNETFGLDTPWLTDKSYAMLAIVIATLWWTVGFSFLLYLAALQGIPAHLYEAAKLDGANAWHRIVHITLPMLRNITGLVIALQILASLQLFDQAVVMMDFGPGPELATRSFVQYTLEQGFTSYRVGYASAMSIIFFVIIAVVALARMWLLRTREETTR, encoded by the coding sequence ATGACCACCAGTGCCGAGACCGTCGCAGCACCGGCCCGGACCAGGACCGCCACGGCCACCGCGACCGTCCGCCGCAACCAGGGCTTCCAGCACGGGGGCTGGTTCATCGCCCCGTTCCTGGCGCTTTTCGTCCTCTTCGTGATCTGGCCCCTGCTGCGCGGCCTCTACCTCAGCTTCACGGACGCCAACATCTCCGGCGACGGCACCGGCTTCGTCGGCCTCGACAACTACCGCGAGGCGCTGGACGACACGGCGATGTGGGACGCGCTCGGCCACAGCGCGTACTTCACGCTCCTGGTAGTCCCCTGCATCACCGTCCTCGCCTTCCTCCTGGCGATGCTGGCCCACCACATCGAGCACGGCAAATGGCTCTGGCGGCTGTGCTTCTTCGCCCCCTTCCTCCTGCCCTCCACGGTCGCCGCCAACATGTGGCAGTGGCTGTTCACCCAGGGCATCGGCCTGTTCAACGAGACCTTCGGCCTCGACACCCCCTGGCTCACGGACAAGTCGTACGCGATGCTCGCCATCGTCATCGCCACCCTGTGGTGGACGGTCGGCTTCAGCTTCCTGCTCTACCTCGCCGCCCTCCAGGGCATCCCCGCCCACCTCTACGAGGCCGCCAAGCTGGACGGCGCCAACGCCTGGCACCGCATCGTCCACATCACCCTGCCGATGCTGCGCAACATCACCGGCCTGGTGATCGCGCTCCAGATCCTCGCCTCGCTGCAACTCTTCGACCAGGCCGTCGTGATGATGGACTTCGGCCCCGGACCGGAGCTCGCCACCCGCTCCTTCGTCCAGTACACCCTCGAACAGGGCTTCACCAGCTACCGCGTGGGCTACGCCTCCGCGATGTCCATCATCTTCTTCGTGATCATCGCAGTCGTCGCCCTGGCGCGGATGTGGCTGCTGCGCACCCGTGAGGAGACCACCCGATGA
- a CDS encoding extracellular solute-binding protein produces the protein MGRPGLSRRQLLAGIAGLTVAGSFGFAALGTGADALASGADTRVRYWNLFSGGDGYNMIAMLDAFREANPAIDVKDSTLQWGNPFYTKLAMAAAGNRAPDLGVMHMGRVTGFSPGRLLDPWDVELLAKYGVREADFNPALWKRGVIDGKLYALPLDIHVQLCFYRRDILKPAGLIGDDGRLTPVTSTTEWFDVLKEAKKATKKGLQTIGLWTNDQNFQWWFFVAFYTQLGGTWFNDANTEVTFDPDKATQVLEFLRQHVTDGYTIPGAPTGEQFINGAPFTWEGNWSVPVFSGAKLDYGATPLPPVFGEQATHAESHAFVLPHQADRGGAADDGAHRLAAYIVQNAQAWAGGGHIPAYTPTLSTPEYQELVPQNEYVSAMDHQATEPKVWFAGSTGVLAQDLGPVVVSSTMGSAQPAAVAQRMKSRLTALLAAKNPMDGRTAAEGGAAA, from the coding sequence ATGGGACGACCTGGCCTGAGTCGCAGGCAACTACTGGCCGGAATAGCCGGGTTGACGGTCGCCGGAAGCTTCGGCTTCGCGGCGCTCGGGACCGGGGCCGACGCACTCGCCTCCGGCGCCGACACCCGGGTGCGCTACTGGAACCTCTTCAGTGGCGGCGACGGCTACAACATGATCGCGATGCTGGACGCCTTCCGCGAGGCGAACCCCGCCATCGACGTCAAGGACTCCACCCTCCAGTGGGGCAACCCCTTCTACACCAAGCTCGCCATGGCGGCCGCGGGCAACCGCGCGCCCGACCTCGGCGTGATGCACATGGGCCGGGTCACCGGCTTCTCACCCGGCCGCCTCCTCGACCCCTGGGACGTCGAGCTGCTCGCCAAGTACGGCGTACGGGAGGCCGACTTCAACCCCGCCCTGTGGAAACGCGGAGTCATCGACGGCAAGCTCTACGCCCTGCCCCTCGACATCCACGTCCAGCTCTGCTTCTACCGCAGGGACATCCTCAAGCCCGCGGGCCTGATCGGCGACGACGGCAGACTCACCCCCGTCACCTCCACCACCGAGTGGTTCGACGTACTGAAGGAAGCCAAGAAGGCCACCAAGAAGGGCCTGCAGACCATCGGCCTGTGGACCAACGACCAGAACTTCCAGTGGTGGTTCTTCGTCGCCTTCTACACCCAGCTCGGCGGCACCTGGTTCAACGACGCCAACACCGAGGTCACCTTCGACCCCGACAAGGCCACCCAGGTCCTGGAGTTCCTCCGGCAGCACGTCACCGACGGCTACACCATCCCCGGCGCGCCCACCGGCGAGCAGTTCATCAACGGCGCCCCCTTCACCTGGGAGGGCAACTGGTCGGTGCCGGTCTTCTCCGGCGCGAAACTCGACTACGGCGCCACCCCGCTGCCGCCCGTCTTCGGCGAGCAGGCCACCCACGCCGAGTCGCACGCCTTCGTCCTGCCCCACCAGGCCGACCGCGGCGGCGCCGCCGACGACGGCGCCCACCGGCTCGCCGCCTACATCGTGCAGAACGCCCAGGCCTGGGCCGGCGGCGGCCACATCCCCGCCTACACCCCGACCCTGTCCACCCCCGAGTACCAGGAGCTCGTGCCGCAGAACGAGTACGTCAGCGCCATGGACCACCAGGCCACCGAGCCGAAGGTGTGGTTCGCGGGCTCCACGGGTGTGCTCGCCCAGGACCTCGGCCCGGTCGTCGTCTCCTCGACGATGGGCTCCGCCCAGCCCGCGGCCGTCGCGCAGCGGATGAAGTCCCGGCTCACCGCGCTCCTCGCCGCCAAGAACCCGATGGACGGCAGAACTGCCGCCGAGGGAGGTGCCGCCGCATGA
- a CDS encoding toxin-antitoxin system, toxin component family protein has product MDIAGARRRAARIAAALRRRPRGGPTMRGLAAELATTLDASGRRPADVRELCAALCAAMSVRRGGRPVELRFERFPDEIEVTGLWVEFQDFDLVIVEERAEAMQQLVILGHELWHLHAGHRHPHLAGAAAVDALAERPDWQDVALGVAARNGSRERDEADADDFGHRLAATFRPYLTDSAEPPAPLDPLQRSLGYRGRGGSTR; this is encoded by the coding sequence ATGGATATCGCGGGCGCGCGCAGGAGGGCGGCCCGGATCGCGGCAGCGCTGCGGCGGCGCCCACGCGGCGGCCCCACGATGCGCGGACTCGCGGCCGAACTCGCCACCACCCTCGACGCGAGCGGCCGCCGCCCGGCCGATGTGCGCGAGCTGTGCGCCGCCCTGTGCGCGGCGATGAGCGTGCGCCGCGGTGGGCGCCCCGTCGAGCTGCGCTTCGAGCGGTTCCCCGATGAGATCGAAGTGACCGGACTGTGGGTGGAGTTCCAGGACTTCGATCTGGTGATCGTCGAGGAGCGGGCCGAGGCGATGCAGCAACTGGTCATCCTGGGCCATGAGTTGTGGCATCTGCACGCCGGGCACCGGCACCCCCACCTGGCCGGTGCCGCGGCCGTGGACGCCCTGGCCGAGCGGCCCGACTGGCAGGACGTCGCGCTCGGCGTCGCCGCCCGCAACGGCTCCCGGGAGCGCGACGAGGCCGACGCCGACGACTTCGGCCACCGGCTCGCGGCGACCTTCCGGCCGTATCTGACGGACTCCGCCGAGCCCCCGGCACCGCTCGACCCGCTCCAGCGCTCCCTCGGCTACCGCGGACGAGGGGGGTCCACGCGATGA